One Bradyrhizobium zhanjiangense DNA segment encodes these proteins:
- a CDS encoding SDR family NAD(P)-dependent oxidoreductase codes for MTLFDMKGKVAVITGSTRGIGLAIAERMAEHGAKVVISSRKADVCEQVAKGINDRFGKGTAVAIAANISSKENLQNLVDESNRAFGKIDVLVCNAASNPYYGPLAGISDDQFRKILDNNIVANNWLISMVVPQMIERKDGSIIIVSSIGGLKGSTILGAYAISKAADMQLARNLACEYGKDNIRVNCIAPGLIKTDFAKALWDNPENLKASTSRSPLLRIGIPDEIAGAAVFLGSKAGDFMTGQTMVIDGGATIS; via the coding sequence ATGACCTTGTTCGACATGAAGGGGAAAGTTGCGGTCATCACCGGCTCGACGCGCGGCATCGGGCTCGCGATCGCTGAGCGCATGGCCGAGCACGGCGCCAAGGTGGTGATCTCCTCGCGCAAGGCCGACGTTTGCGAGCAGGTGGCCAAGGGCATCAACGACAGATTCGGCAAGGGCACCGCGGTCGCGATTGCCGCGAACATCTCGTCGAAAGAGAATCTGCAAAACCTCGTCGACGAGAGCAACCGCGCCTTCGGCAAGATCGACGTGCTGGTCTGCAACGCCGCGTCGAATCCGTACTATGGTCCGCTCGCCGGCATCTCCGACGATCAGTTCAGAAAAATCCTCGACAACAACATCGTCGCTAACAATTGGCTGATCTCGATGGTGGTGCCGCAGATGATCGAGCGCAAGGACGGCTCGATCATCATCGTCTCGTCGATCGGCGGCCTCAAGGGCTCGACCATCCTTGGTGCTTACGCGATCTCGAAAGCCGCCGACATGCAGCTCGCGCGCAATCTCGCCTGCGAATACGGCAAGGACAATATCCGCGTGAACTGCATCGCGCCCGGCCTGATCAAGACTGATTTCGCCAAGGCGCTGTGGGACAATCCGGAGAACCTGAAGGCCTCGACCTCGCGCTCGCCGCTCTTGCGCATCGGCATCCCCGACGAGATCGCGGGCGCGGCCGTGTTCCTCGGGTCGAAGGCCGGCGACTTCATGACCGGCCAGACCATGGTGATCGACGGCGGCGCGACGATCAGTTGA